A genome region from Eremothecium gossypii ATCC 10895 chromosome VII, complete sequence includes the following:
- the VPS34 gene encoding phosphatidylinositol 3-kinase VPS34 (Syntenic homolog of Saccharomyces cerevisiae YLR240W (VPS34)) encodes MPSQSVTFVVSQELNIPLKIKISSLHGTKKLLQPSQRFTHPELTQRTSNMRLNSDMFVSVQVFDRERNRALTTPVHTQYVPFKTGRVWNQWLTLPIYINQLDRNSTLQITIWEYDAANCIEFATLKTPVFSDADCTLKRGREALHFEYGAPESSRVEGDAIQGLLNKYDQGGIKAIDWLDSLTFKKLESMQREADLPKGTFRLNIEFPLFELPVVYTEATNTNVQKNIPTLNNFEPPSETIESKMDSQAKISVGSPRQSTLKFYDLDQYNVDVIEEKFRRLERSSKSSNLDRELKPDAKKRDILNHIIAYPPCTSLTPHEKGLVWKYRYYLVNNKKALTKLLQSTNLAEENERKEVLDLMDLWAEIDIDDAIELLGPVYKNLSVRSYAVNRLKKASDTELELYLLQLVQAVCFESSSTWSDKSNSAFTIVHMDQSKNGNCTPKSLTPHMTASLDSLDRSDVESNGAESSIVISPLAEFLIRRVVNNTRLSNYFYWFLKSESKGTQYLVHILDSFLVRLSQESRGQIEDQVQLVNLLKECCCEVKQLKDTTPKKHELLHYLMLSKVRPFLRATNVALPLDPEVVAVDVVPEDCKVFKSSLSPLKITFKTKDARKYSLMFKVGDDLRQDQFVVQIITLMNALLKNENVDLKLTPYRILATGHNEGAIEFIPNDTMANILSKHHGILPFLKSNFPDRGEPLGVQDWVMDNFVKSCAGYCVITYILGVGDRHLDNLLIAPDGRFFHADFGYILGRDPKPFPPLMKLPPQIIEAFGGAESNNYNKFRSYCFVAYSILRRNAGLILNLFELMKTSDIPDIQMDPDGAILKVKEKFCLNMSEEQATVHFQNLINASVNALLPLVIDHLHNLAQYWRS; translated from the coding sequence ATGCCAAGCCAGAGCGTTACATTTGTTGTCTCGCAAGAGCTGAACATCCCCTTAAAGATTAAAATTAGCTCTTTACATGGAACGAAGAAGTTGCTGCAGCCGTCACAGCGGTTTACTCATCCAGAGCTGACTCAGAGGACGTCTAATATGCGATTGAACAGCGATATGTTCGTCTCGGTGCAGGTTTTCGATCGCGAGCGGAACCGGGCGCTGACGACCCCTGTGCATACGCAGTATGTGCCATTCAAAACGGGCCGCGTGTGGAACCAGTGGCTAACGTTGCCGATTTACATCAACCAGCTGGATCGGAACAGCACGCTGCAGATCACCATCTGGGAGTATGATGCGGCCAATTGCATTGAATTTGCGACGTTGAAGACACCCGTGTTTTCGGACGCAGACTGCACGCTTAAGCGAGGCCGAGAGGCGCTGCACTTCGAGTATGGGGCGCCCGAGTCTTCCAGGGTAGAAGGCGATGCGATACAAGGGCTACTGAACAAGTACGACCAGGGGGGGATCAAAGCTATCGACTGGCTTGACTCGCTGACGTTCAAGAAGCTGGAGAGTATGCAACGGGAGGCGGATCTTCCGAAGGGCACGTTCAGACTGAACATCGAGTTTCCTCTTTTCGAGCTACCCGTTGTGTATACCGAAGCAACGAATACCAATGTGCAGAAGAACATACCAACACTGAACAACTTTGAGCCACCGAGTGAGACAATCGAGAGCAAGATGGACTCTCAGGCGAAGATATCGGTGGGGTCTCCAAGACAGTCTACTTTGAAATTCTACGACCTGGATCAATATAATGTGGATGTTATAGAAGAGAAATTCCGCAGGCTGGAAAGATCTTCCAAAAGCTCCAATTTGGATCGAGAGCTGAAGCCGGATGCGAAGAAGCGTGATATTTTGAACCACATCATTGCTTATCCGCCATGCACGAGCTTGACGCCCCACGAAAAAGGACTTGTATGGAAATACCGCTATTACCTTGTCAATAATAAAAAGGCATTGACGAAGCTTCTACAAAGCACCAACCTAGCCGAAGAAAATGAGCGGAAAGAGGTATTGGACTTGATGGACTTGTGGGCAGAAATTGATATTGATGATGCGATTGAACTTCTGGGCCCTGTATACAAGAACTTATCGGTTAGGTCTTATGCTGTGAATCGTTTAAAGAAAGCCTCCGACACGGAGCTGGAGTTGTACCTGCTACAACTAGTGCAGGCCGTTTGTTTCGAGAGCTCATCGACTTGGTCCGATAAATCCAATAGCGCATTCACGATAGTGCATATGGACCAAAGTAAGAACGGGAACTGCACCCCGAAGTCGTTGACTCCTCATATGACAGCATCTTTAGACAGTTTGGACAGGTCAGATGTCGAATCAAACGGCGCGGAAAGCTCTATAGTGATTTCCCCTCTGGCAGAATTCTTAATTCGGCGCGTCGTGAACAATACCAGGCTAAGCAATTACTTCTATTGGTTTTTAAAGTCCGAATCCAAAGGGACGCAGTACCTGGTGCACATACTCGATAGCTTCTTGGTCCGGCTCTCGCAAGAAAGTCGTGGACAAATTGAGGATCAGGTACAACTTGTCAATCTGCTAAAGGAATGCTGTTGTGAAGTCAAGCAATTGAAGGACACTACTCCCAAAAAACATGAGCTACTACACTATTTGATGTTGTCTAAAGTCAGACCCTTTTTACGTGCAACTAATGTAGCTTTACCGCTGGACCCCGAGGTAGTTGCTGTTGATGTGGTGCCCGAGGACTGCAAGGTTTTTAAAAGCTCTCTGTCGCCACTAAAGATAACCTTTAAGACCAAAGATGCTCGAAAATATTCTCTGATGTTTAAAGTTGGCGATGACCTGCGTCAAGACCAGTTTGTTGTCCAGATCATCACTCTGATGAATGCTCTACTCAAGAATGAAAATGTTGACCTCAAGCTTACTCCTTACAGGATCCTAGCCACGGGACACAACGAGGGCGCCATTGAGTTCATTCCAAATGACACAATGGCAAACATTCTCAGCAAACACCATGGTATTTTACCCTTCCTCAAGAGTAACTTTCCGGATCGCGGCGAGCCTCTAGGCGTCCAGGATTGGGTGATGGACAATTTCGTCAAGTCCTGCGCCGGCTACTGCGTCATCACATACATTTTAGGTGTCGGAGATAGGCATCTCGACAACCTCCTGATCGCCCCGGATGGCCGGTTCTTCCACGCCGACTTTGGATACATCCTGGGTCGCGATCCAAAACCATTTCCTCCGTTAATGAAACTTCCGCCTCAGATAATAGAGGCCTTTGGGGGCGCCGAGTCCAACAACTACAACAAGTTCAGGAGCTACTGCTTTGTAGCCTACTCTATCCTCCGGAGGAATGCTGGTTTGATACTGAATCTTTTTGAGCTCATGAAGACGTCAGACATTCCTGATATCCAGATGGATCCAGATGGTGCCATTTTGAAGGTCAAGGAGAAATTCTGCCTGAACATGTCAGAGGAACAGGCCACCGTACATTTTCAGAACCTCATCAATGCCAGTGTTAATGCCCTATTGCCTCTAGTCATAGACCATTTGCATAACTTAGCTCAGTACTGGCGCTCGTAA
- the MSS116 gene encoding ATP-dependent RNA helicase (Syntenic homolog of Saccharomyces cerevisiae YDR194C (MSS116)): MFRVTGIATARAVALQPFRAPLGVIRRFGISATASYEFQHGHDMQSRNGSRWDSRRQGDRRSSRWEGRGSDREDGERGSRGGMWRKPQGRRGRTDGAAREGFSLGPNTEVVRVADEAAGVESTPRTLVEEGVLSNELYEMLQSRGFDKLTPVQQKTLKPILQTEHDVVARAKTGTGKTLAFLMPLFQRLLEGPPSENVKAVVIAPTRDLAAQIFNEINEMRNANRKLRRFNAVVMMGGSSRTETFRSLERRRPNIVVATPGRLIDMLEACGPKYFTEVDFKVLDEADTLLEIGFKQALEQINDILNQLNQKGTTHIRTLLVSATLDDKVQSLANSIMNHAKCLFIDTVDPNEQATNENIAQKVVISKDFADNITASLYKIREEASANPKLKAIVFMPTIVAVEYWGELLQSQCRGTPVLLFHGGLSQGRRNSTMKRFRAMDSGILVCTDVAARGMDVSDVQHVYQVGVPTSPDNYIHRIGRTGRAGRKGSSTIFLAEHELCILDILRRKNNVVISDQETFDAAAQELSDVREAFSLDRDRLHDFLLKNLSFYRGSQGEYDFPLEAYISIARAYGTLLGDSNQRLTLSGRMLTTFVPNHPAVCSLFNIIGPVNSKSSYGFRDTNKRHRRGRLDDSGRLEYSKKRHSYARSYSPSISDGF; the protein is encoded by the coding sequence CACGGCTAGTTATGAGTTCCAGCACGGGCACGACATGCAGTCGCGCAACGGCTCGCGGTGGGATTCCCGCCGACAAGGAGATAGACGGAGCTCTCGGTGGGAAGGCCGGGGCAGCGACAGGGAGGATGGTGAGCGTGGGTCCCGCGGCGGCATGTGGCGGAAGCCACAGGGCAGACGCGGCCGTACAgacggcgcggcgcgcgaggGATTCAGCCTCGGCCCCAACACCGAGGTGGTGCGTGTGGCCGACGAAGCTGCGGGGGTCGAAAGCACACCGCGGACCTTGGTGGAGGAGGGCGTGCTCAGCAACGAGCTGTACGAGATGCTGCAGTCACGCGGCTTCGATAAACTAACACCGGTGCAGCAGAAGACGCTGAAGCCGATCCTGCAGACGGAGCACGATGTGGTGGCACGGGCGAAAACTGGAACAGGTAAGACACTTGCGTTTCTGATGCCGCTGTTCCAGCGGCTCTTGGAGGGGCCTCCTTCGGAAAATGTCAAGGCTGTTGTGATTGCACCAACCAGGGACTTGGCCGCGCAGATCTTCAACGAGATCAACGAGATGCGCAACGCCAACAGGAAGCTTCGCCGTTTCAATGCGGTTGTCATGATGGGCGGCTCCTCGCGGACTGAAACTTTCAGATCCCTAGAGCGCAGGAGGCCCAATATCGTGGTTGCCACGCCCGGCCGGTTGATCGACATGCTCGAGGCTTGCGGTCCAAAGTACTTTACCGAGGTTGACTTCAAGGTTCTTGACGAGGCGGACACTCTTCTGGAGATTGGGTTCaagcaggcgctggagcagatCAACGACATATTGAACCAGCTCAACCAGAAGGGCACCACGCACATTCGTACGCTCTTGGTCTCTGCGACACTGGATGACAAAGTGCAGTCGCTCGCGAACAGCATCATGAACCACGCAAAGTGCCTGTTCATCGATACTGTGGATCCTAATGAGCAGGCCACGAACGAGAATATTGCGCAGAAGGTTGTTATCTCGAAGGACTTTGCCGATAACATCACTGCGTCGTTGTACAAGATTCGCGAAGAGGCGTCGGCTAACCCGAAGCTGAAGGCCATTGTATTCATGCCAACGATCGTTGCTGTGGAATACTGGGGGGAACTACTGCAGTCCCAATGCCGCGGTACCCCTGTTCTTCTGTTCCATGGTGGTTTGAGCCAGGGCCGCAGAAACTCTACCATGAAACGGTTCAGAGCGATGGACAGCGGCATCCTGGTCTGTACTGATGTTGCCGCGCGTGGGATGGACGTCTCAGACGTACAGCACGTGTACCAGGTTGGCGTCCCAACCTCTCCAGACAACTACATTCACAGAATTGGTCGGACTGGCCGTGCTGGCAGAAAGGGTAGCTCCACGATCTTCCTCGCCGAACACGAGTTATGCATCCTGGACATCCTAAGAAGAAAGAACAACGTCGTCATCTCCGACCAGGAGACCTTCGACGCGGCTGCGCAGGAACTGTCCGATGTACGCGAGGCCTTTTCGCTGGACCGGGATCGCCTGCACGATTTCCTGTTGAAGAACCTCAGTTTCTATAGAGGCTCACAGGGTGAGTACGACTTCCCGCTTGAGGCGTACATCTCGATCGCGCGCGCATACGGCACCCTGCTGGGTGACAGCAATCAGAGGTTGACGCTTTCTGGAAGGATGCTTACGACATTTGTTCCAAACCACCCTGCAGTCTGCTCCCTGTTCAATATTATCGGTCCTGTCAACAGCAAGTCGTCTTATGGCTTCCGCGACACCAACAAGCGCCATCGCAGGGGTCGGTTAGATGACTCCGGAAGGCTGGAATACAGCAAGAAGCGCCATTCCTATGCGAGAAGCTACTCTCCTTCCATCAGCGATGGTTTTTAA